In Felis catus isolate Fca126 chromosome A3, F.catus_Fca126_mat1.0, whole genome shotgun sequence, a single genomic region encodes these proteins:
- the CALM2 gene encoding calmodulin-2, which produces MADQLTEEQIAEFKEAFSLFDKDGDGTITTKELGTVMRSLGQNPTEAELQDMINEVDADGNGTIDFPEFLTMMARKMKDTDSEEEIREAFRVFDKDGNGYISAAELRHVMTNLGEKLTDEEVDEMIREADIDGDGQVNYEEFVQMMTAK; this is translated from the exons ATG GCTGACCAACTGACTGAAGAGCAGATTGCag AATTCAAAGAAGCTTTTTCACTATTTGACAAGGATGGTGATGGAACTATAACAACAAAGGAATTGGGAACTGTAATGAGATCTCTTGGGCAGAATCCCACAGAAGCAGAGTTACAGGACATGATTAATGAAGTAGATGCTgatg GAAATGGCACAATTGACTTCCCGGAATTTCTGACAATGAtggcaagaaaaatgaaagatacaGACAGTGAAGAAGAAATTAGAGAAGCATTCCGTGTGTTTGATAAG GATGGCAACGGCTATATTAGTGCAGCAGAGCTTCGCCATGTGATGACAAACCTGGGAGAGAAGTTAACAGATGAGGAGGTTGATGAAATGATCAGGGAAGCAGATATTGATGGTGATGGTCAAGTAAACTATGAAG AGTTTGTACAAATGATGACAGCAAAGTGA